A window of Calliopsis andreniformis isolate RMS-2024a chromosome 3, iyCalAndr_principal, whole genome shotgun sequence contains these coding sequences:
- the LOC143188799 gene encoding uncharacterized protein LOC143188799 — protein sequence MFGKQSSLEGSTENCGDPYYNNYHAMNQSSYDASYYVNMHQNYMYPIGVPFDNVQKDTMPIVTLESRQADEKSIEDFLLNVDPSNEINDQANVPRKCKIRTAKDALMSAYKLNEKLKTICDELKDNQTLTEEEWDEKLNICEAAQTEIMKLLEPIKDQNFVKQLKKDIERRKKRRLREKINREKWKNEKLLRTERRARMHAQIDSWIRKEQAVIEKEKQEENLRKDADMILSDVRGKRNDTRKYLGLLQELKNLRNIKANIARARGEHLSSAADEAFNNIIAKLTEQWSTLDREYSIEEQGLKLMLKTDNEKRIENQKKRVFDEWEIVLFGKRVTSDQYNTDLSDFITMRSAWDKYISSDSDASAIPIGWVMPDKPSSAAWQKSLRKETS from the exons ATGTTCGGCAAGCAAAGTTCTTTAGAGGGCTCCACAGAAAACTGTGGAGAcccatattataataattatcatGCAATGAATCAATCTAGCTATGATGCATCTTATTACGTGAACATGCATCAAAATTATATGTATCCAATTGGTGTACCTTTTGATAATGTTCAAAAGGATACCATGCCAATAGTCACACTAGAAAGTCGACAAGCAGATGaaaaaagtattgaagattttctCTTAAATGTTGACCCATCTAATGAAATAAATGATCAGGCAAATGTACCTAGAAAATGTAAGATTAGAACTGCCAAGGATGCTCTAATGTCGGCATataaattaaatgaaaaattaaaaacaatttgtGATGAGCTTAAAGATAATCAAACTCTGACAGAAGAAGAATGGGATGAAAAATTGAACATTTGTGAGGCAGCACAAACTGAAATTATGAAATTATTGGAACCTATAAAGGACCAAAACTTTGTAAAACAATTAAAGAAAGATATAGAAAGGCGAAAGAAGAGAAGATTAAGAGAAAAAATCAACAGAGAAAAATGGAAAAATGAGAAGTTATTGAGAACAGAGAGGAGAGCAAGAATGCATGCACAGATTGATTCATGGATCAGGAAAGAACAAGCTGTAATAGAAAAGGAAAAACAAGAAGAAAATTTACGTAAAGATGCTGATATGATTTTGTCTGATGTTCGAGGAAAACGAAACGACACAAGAAAATATCTCGGATTATTACAGGAATTAAAAAACTTGAGGAATATTAAGGCCAATATTGCCAGAGCAAGAGGAGAACATTTATCTTCGGCAGCTGATGAGGCATTTAAcaatattatag CAAAGTTAACAGAACAGTGGTCAACGCTTGATCGCGAGTATTCCATAGAGGAGCAAGGTTTAAAATTAATGTTAAAAACTGATAATGAAAAAAGAATTGAAAATCAAAAGAAAAGGGTTTTTGATGAATGGGAAATTGTATTATTTGGAAAAAGAGTAACATCCGATCAATATAATACAGATTTATCTGATTTTATTACGATGCG atcTGCTTGGGATAAATATATAAGTTCAGATAGTGATGCATCAGCCATTCCAATTGGATGGGTAATGCCTGATAAACCATCCTCTGCAGCCTGGCAAAAAAGTCTCAGAAAGGAAACTTCATAA
- the LOC143188796 gene encoding U3 small nucleolar RNA-associated protein 15 homolog: MASFKKINTKVFARPGSELTPDNIYWKKYTTPVLIKEFGPIDYIDFSPVEPHYFAVTCSVRVQVYNPITKLVTKNLSRFKEAAYGGSFRGDGKLLCAGGEESVVRLFDVNTKSLLRIFSGHKAAVHRTFFTADNHHIASFSDDKTAVVWDIPSEKRIISFNEHSDYIRAGAVSPISKDILLSGGYDKQIYMYDTRTNNKILSVNHEAPVESLLFLPSGGIFLSAGGTEIKVWDALAGGRLLAKITQHHKTVTCLKIASNGRRILSGSLDRHVKIYDAGTYKTVHSLDYPNSVLSIGTSSNDETIVAGMVDGLISVRRREEDVKNEKPQRKKVSYRHSGRNLHTPNVDIVVHEDMKEIMSKHDTYLRKFQYSKALDCVMMSYVVNKAPHVTVALMQELIRRQGLKQALGGRDGKSLVNILKFLNKHIGSVRFGRVLLNVANVLMDVYEDHLDELAAEPRKMFTLLVAKLEEEENLIVALSELQGKLHMILSAAETVPLAPVKDNQILKPSNAAQKNLILSIA, translated from the exons ATGGCGTCCTTCAAAAAGATAAATACAAAGGTATTTGCGAGACCGGGATCTGAATTAACCCCGGATAACATATATTGGAAAAAGTATACT ACTCCTGTATTAATCAAAGAATTCGGACCAATCGATTACATAGACTTTTCTCCTGTAGAGCCACATTATTTTGCTGTCACTTGTTCAGTGAGAGTACAAGTGTACAATCCTATTACAAAGCTAGTCACAAAAAATCTTAGCAGATTTAAGGAAGCTGCTTATGGTGGCTCTTTCCGTGGGGATGGAAAATTGCTTTGTGCAGGAGGAGAAGAATCAGTTGTTAGACTTTTTGATGTTAATACGAAGAGTCTTCTTCGAATTTTTTCTGGACACAAAGCTGCTGTGCATAGGACATTCTTCACAGCTGATAATCATCACATTGCTTCTTTCTCTGATGACAAGACTGCAGTAGTCTGGGATATACCTAGTGAAAAACGAATCATATCTTTCAATGAACATTCTGATTATATTAGAGCAGGGGCTGTCAGCCCTATTTCTAAAGATATATTGTTATCTGGGGGCTATGATAAACAAATATATATGTATGATACAAGAACAAACAACAAAATTCTTAGTGTGAACCATGAAGCACCTGTTGAGAGTTTATTGTttttaccatctggtggaatatttTTGTCTGCAG GTGGAACAGAGATTAAAGTGTGGGATGCACTTGCTGGAGGTAGACTACTTGCAAAGATTACTCAACATCATAAAACTGTAACTTGCCTCAAAATTGCTTCAAATGGCCGTAGAATTCTGTCTGGGTCATTAGACAGACACGTAAAAATTTATGATGCTGGAACATATAAAACTGTCCATTCTTTGGATTATCCAAATTCAGTTCTTAGTATAGGAACTAGT TCGAATGATGAGACTATAGTAGCTGGTATGGTTGATGGTTTAATCTCTGTGAGAAGAAGAGAAGAGGACGTAAAAAATGAAAAGCCACAACGTAAAAAAGTATCCTATAGGCACTCTGGGAGAAACTTACACACACCAAATGTAGATATCGTTGTACATGAAGATATGAAAGAAATAATGTCGAAACACGACACCTACTTAAGAAAGTTTCAGTATTCAAAAGCTCTGGACTGTGTAATGATGAGTTACGTTGTCAATAAAGCTCCACACGTTACGGTTGCACTTATGCAGGAACTTATTAGACGACAGGGTCTGAAGCAAGCACTTGGTGGTAGAGATGGCAAATCTCttgtaaatattttgaaatttttaaacaaaCACATAGGAAGTGTTCGATTTGGGAGAGTGTTATTAAATGTTGCTAATGTTTTAATGG ATGTCTATGAAGATCATTTGGATGAACTTGCTGCAGAACCAAGGAAAATGTTTACTCTGTTAGTGGCGAAATTGGAAGAAGAGGAAAATTTAATAGTAGCATTATCGGAATTGCAAGGAAAATTACATATGATACTATCTGCTGCAGAAACTGTACCTCTTGCACCAGTAAAAGATAATCAAATTTTAAAACCTTCAAATGCAGCTCAAAAAAATCTAATTTtaagtatagcatga
- the LOC143188801 gene encoding tubulin-specific chaperone A-like isoform X2 has translation MSERIFSAAGKISSCIVIVPLSFRYLSRRINDKDGYDIKKQEEVLQESLMMVPDCQRRLIKAFEELKKILDTEQDLKELEDYIEAEKVLQEAENQLPKEGELLEMC, from the exons ATGTCGGAAAGGATTTTCTCTGCGGCCGGGAAAATATCGTCTTGCATCGTAATCGTGCCGCTATCGTTTCGTTACCTGTCCCGACGAATCAACG ACAAAGATGGTTACGACATAAAGAAACAAGAGGAAGTGCTTCAGGAATCTCTTATGATGGTGCCAGATTGTCAGAGGCGTCTTATAAAAGCATTCGAAGAACTGAAAAAAATCTTAGACACAGAACAAGACTTGAAAGAATTAGAAGATTATATTGAGGCTGAAAAAGTACTGCAAGAGGCAGAAAATCAACTTCCTAAGGAAGGAGAACTTTTGGAGATGTGTTAA
- the Dcaf12 gene encoding DDB1 and CUL4 associated factor 12-like protein, with the protein MAETQRMTVYGRHPPCASGTRLEERRARRLALRLERNRKPDKPEDFVCYESSDDEAETISEGKQFLRTSFNFVDYVRARETNTREVRKINQEYGFRHILTHDLFKEYSVSLNNMNKVFCSQWLSDRQVVFGTKCNKLMVYDVATQKLDQIPSLHGRQINSGGGAVPEQQCGIHSVQINPSRTLLSTGARNSNEIAIYRLPTLDPVCVGEGGHRDWVFDMCWLDDEFLVSGSRDTKMALWRIDNDLAEAPDKADVPTHRLIQPVCVKECRSAQKVRALAFNRIYKEIAALTLNSFIHIWSAETFRQKISRKLPACQENVCLAVQDDGVYAVGCRSYTLLLDARTLQPIKKIPSRYSGCGIRSASFQGSVLTIGTGLGMLMFYDVRAQKYLESSINSNRTVVLKASKGYVFPDEEYIDGFQNVKYTPAIYTHCYDGSGTRLFTAGGPLPVNLYGNYAGLWQ; encoded by the exons ATGGCTGAGACACAAAGAATGACTGTGTATGGTAGACATCCTCCCTGTGCTAGTGGAACTCGTTTAGAGGAACGTCGTGCTAGAAG ATTGGCTTTAAGATTAGAAAGAAATCGGAAACCAGATAAACCTGAAGATTTTGTTTGTTATGAATCAAGTGACGATGAAGCAGAAACTATTAGTGAAGGAAAACAGTTTTTAAGAACTTCTTTTAATTTTGTGGATTATGTACGTGCAAGAGAGACGAACACTAGAGAAGTCCGAAAAATAAATCAAGAATATGGATTTCGACATATATTGACTCATGATCTATTTAAAGAATATTCGGTTAGCttaaataatatgaataaagTCTTTTGTTCTCAATGGTTAAGTGATAGGCAAGTAGTATTCGGAACGAAATGCAACAAATTGATGGTTTATGATGTAGCAACACAGAAATTAGACCAAATACCATCTTTGCATGGAAGGCAAATTAATTCAGGAGGTGGTGCTGTTCCTGAGCAGCAGTGTGGTATACATTCTGTTCAAATTAATCCTTCTAG AACTCTTTTATCAACTGGAGCAAGAAACAGTAATGAAATAGCAATATACAGACTACCAACCCTAGATCCAGTTTGTGTAGGAGAAGGAGGCCACAGAGACTGGGTCTTCGATATGTGTTGGCTAGACGACGAATTTTTAGTTTCAGGTTCTAGAGACACTAAAATGGCTTTATGGCGTATAGATAACGACCTTGCGGAAGCTCCTGACAAAGCAGATGTGCCTACACATAG ATTGATTCAACCCGTATGTGTTAAGGAATGTAGATCTGCGCAGAAAGTAAGAGCTCTTGCTTTCAATAGGATATACAAAGAAATTGCTGCGCTCACATTGAATAGTTTTATACACATTTGGTCCGCTGAGACATTCAGACAGAAAATATCTAGGAAACTACCAGCATGCCAGGAGAATGTCTGTCTCGCCGTACAAGACGATGGTGTTTATGCAGTGGGATGTCGTTCTTATACATTACTTTTGGATGCAAGAACCTTGCAACCTATTAAGAAAATACCTTCACG ATACAGCGGTTGTGGGATTCGGTCAGCTAGTTTTCAAGGTTCTGTTTTGACAATTGGTACAGGCTTGGGAATGCTAATGTTTTACGACGTTAGAGCACAAAAGTATCTTGAGTCTTCAATTAATTCTAACAGGACCGTCGTACTCAAAGCTTCTAAAGGATACGTG TTTCCAGATGAAGAGTATATCGACGGGTTTCAAAATGTAAAGTATACACCTGCTATATATACTCATTGCTATGATGGATCAGGGACGCGACTATTTACAGCCGGTGGGCCTCTTCCTGTTAATCTTTATGGTAATTATGCAGGATTGTGGCAATAA
- the LOC143188801 gene encoding tubulin-specific chaperone A-like isoform X1: MSDPRIRTLKIKTGIVKRLAKEKITYEKEAAQQRERIQKLKEQDKDGYDIKKQEEVLQESLMMVPDCQRRLIKAFEELKKILDTEQDLKELEDYIEAEKVLQEAENQLPKEGELLEMC; encoded by the exons ATGTCCGATCCTCGCATACGAACACTAAAAATTAAGACTGGAATAGTGAAACGTCTCGCGAAAGAAAAAATCACGTATGAGAAAGAAGCAGCACAGCAACGTGAAAGGATACAAAAGTTAAAGGAACAGG ACAAAGATGGTTACGACATAAAGAAACAAGAGGAAGTGCTTCAGGAATCTCTTATGATGGTGCCAGATTGTCAGAGGCGTCTTATAAAAGCATTCGAAGAACTGAAAAAAATCTTAGACACAGAACAAGACTTGAAAGAATTAGAAGATTATATTGAGGCTGAAAAAGTACTGCAAGAGGCAGAAAATCAACTTCCTAAGGAAGGAGAACTTTTGGAGATGTGTTAA